A single Micromonospora luteifusca DNA region contains:
- a CDS encoding glutamate--cysteine ligase, protein MGRDVSQGAFTRDDRVRYRQKVRRCLDVFALMLDDFGFDADRPMTGLEIELNLVDSAAEPAMRNEEILADIADPLFQTELGQFNLELNAEPRLIEGTGFADYEHDLRGSLSRADERAAKSDAKIVLVGILPTLTEGHLVEDNLSTNERYRVLNDQIVGARGEDIELDIRGVEQLQTHTDSIAPEAACTSLQFHLQVAPDSFADYWNASQAIAGVQVAIGANSPFLYGRQLWAETRIALFEQATDTRPDELKAQGVRPRVWFGERWITSIFDLFEENVRYFPPLLPICEDEDPVEVLHAGGVPQLGELRLHNGTVYRWNRPVYDIMNGRPHLRVENRVLPAGPTVVDMLANAAFYFGLARGLAEADRPIWSQLTFSSAEENFHAAARRGLDASLHWPGLGDVPVSRLVLERLLPTAAAGLDGFGVAPAQRDRLLGIIEQRCRTGRNGAVWQTEAVWAAERHHGMDRTAALHHMVQRYAELQRANEPVHTWPVN, encoded by the coding sequence ATGGGCAGGGACGTCTCGCAGGGCGCCTTCACCCGGGACGATCGCGTCCGCTACCGGCAGAAGGTGCGGCGCTGCCTGGACGTCTTCGCCCTGATGCTGGACGACTTCGGGTTCGACGCCGACCGGCCAATGACCGGCCTGGAGATCGAGCTCAACCTGGTCGACTCGGCCGCCGAGCCGGCGATGCGCAACGAGGAGATCCTCGCCGACATCGCCGACCCGCTGTTCCAGACCGAGCTGGGGCAGTTCAACCTCGAACTCAACGCCGAGCCCCGACTGATCGAAGGCACCGGCTTCGCCGACTACGAGCACGACCTGCGCGGCAGCCTCTCCCGGGCCGACGAGCGCGCGGCCAAGTCCGACGCGAAGATCGTCCTGGTCGGGATCCTGCCCACCCTCACCGAGGGGCACCTGGTCGAGGACAACCTCTCCACCAACGAGCGTTACCGAGTGCTCAACGACCAGATCGTCGGCGCCCGCGGCGAGGACATCGAGCTGGACATCCGTGGCGTCGAGCAGTTGCAGACGCACACCGACTCGATCGCCCCCGAGGCCGCCTGCACCAGCCTCCAGTTCCACCTCCAGGTGGCACCGGACAGCTTCGCCGACTACTGGAACGCGTCCCAGGCCATCGCCGGTGTGCAGGTGGCGATCGGGGCGAACAGCCCCTTCCTGTACGGACGCCAGCTCTGGGCCGAAACTCGGATCGCCCTGTTCGAGCAGGCCACCGACACTCGACCGGATGAGCTCAAGGCCCAGGGCGTACGACCCCGGGTGTGGTTCGGCGAGCGCTGGATCACCTCGATCTTCGACCTGTTCGAGGAGAACGTCCGGTATTTTCCGCCGCTGCTGCCAATCTGCGAAGACGAGGACCCGGTGGAGGTGCTGCACGCCGGCGGTGTGCCGCAACTCGGCGAGCTGAGGCTGCACAACGGCACGGTCTACCGGTGGAATCGCCCGGTCTACGACATCATGAACGGCCGACCGCACCTGCGGGTGGAGAACCGGGTGCTGCCGGCCGGTCCGACGGTGGTGGACATGCTCGCCAACGCGGCCTTCTACTTCGGGCTGGCACGAGGGCTGGCGGAGGCGGACCGCCCGATCTGGAGTCAACTCACCTTCAGCTCCGCCGAGGAAAACTTCCACGCCGCCGCCCGACGTGGCCTCGACGCCTCGCTGCACTGGCCCGGCCTCGGCGACGTGCCGGTCTCCAGGCTGGTGCTGGAGCGGTTGCTGCCGACCGCCGCGGCCGGCCTGGACGGGTTCGGTGTGGCCCCGGCGCAACGGGACCGCCTGCTCGGCATCATCGAGCAGCGCTGCCGGACCGGCCGTAACGGTGCCGTCTGGCAGACCGAGGCAGTGTGGGCCGCGGAGCGCCACCACGGCATGGACCGCACGGCAGCCCTGCACCACATGGTCCAGCGCTACGCCGAACTCCAGCGCGCCAACGAACCCGTCCACACCTGGCCAGTCAACTAA
- a CDS encoding snapalysin family zinc-dependent metalloprotease: MTSRLSRFAVALVATAGATLGVTVANPSPASAAMTICYNTSQAGSYAGTASQAASIWNNATSNLTLSANCGSNLRIYQITGGGSYAVRTSLGNGRVYIDTQQAAQYSPLRIVTHEIGHILGLPDNYNGNCSLLMSGGSAGTSCTNPYPSTAEANRVSNLFAGTRIATERGTDRAGADIFRDSWPSMLTSVS; this comes from the coding sequence ATGACCTCACGACTCAGTCGGTTCGCGGTCGCCCTGGTGGCGACGGCAGGTGCCACCCTCGGCGTCACGGTCGCCAACCCCTCGCCCGCGTCCGCCGCGATGACCATCTGCTACAACACCAGCCAGGCCGGCAGCTACGCCGGCACCGCCAGCCAGGCCGCCTCGATCTGGAACAACGCCACCAGCAACCTGACGCTCTCCGCCAACTGCGGCTCCAACCTGCGGATCTACCAGATCACCGGCGGCGGCTCGTACGCCGTGCGGACCAGCCTCGGCAACGGCCGGGTCTACATCGACACCCAGCAGGCGGCGCAGTACAGCCCGCTGCGGATCGTGACCCACGAGATCGGGCACATCCTCGGCCTGCCGGACAACTACAACGGAAACTGCTCGCTGCTGATGTCCGGTGGCAGCGCCGGCACCAGCTGCACCAACCCGTACCCGAGCACCGCCGAGGCGAACCGGGTGAGCAACCTCTTCGCCGGCACCCGCATCGCCACCGAGCGTGGCACGGACCGCGCCGGGGCTGACATCTTCCGCGACAGCTGGCCGAGCATGCTCACCTCCGTGAGCTGA
- a CDS encoding YceI family protein, with the protein MTSSIDAVTRDWDGLTIPTAGTYALDVAHKRVGFVARHMMVSKVRGEFKEATATITVAEDPLQSSVVATIQAASIDTTQADRDAHLRSPEFLESENFPTIEFRSTGVKSRRGSEFVLTGELSIKDVTQPVELKVEFEGVGRSPFGQDIFGFSASTEIDREEFGLTWNVALETGGVLVSRKIKIEIEGEAVRQA; encoded by the coding sequence ATGACCAGCAGCATCGATGCGGTTACCCGCGACTGGGACGGCCTCACCATCCCGACGGCCGGCACCTACGCGCTCGACGTGGCACACAAGCGTGTCGGCTTCGTTGCCCGGCACATGATGGTCAGCAAGGTTCGTGGTGAGTTCAAGGAGGCGACCGCCACCATCACCGTTGCCGAGGACCCGCTGCAGTCGTCGGTCGTCGCGACCATTCAGGCCGCCAGCATCGACACCACCCAGGCCGACCGGGACGCACACCTGCGCAGCCCCGAGTTCCTGGAATCCGAGAATTTCCCGACGATCGAGTTCCGCAGCACCGGGGTCAAGTCCCGTCGTGGCAGCGAGTTCGTGCTCACCGGCGAGCTGAGCATCAAGGACGTCACCCAGCCGGTCGAGCTGAAGGTGGAGTTCGAGGGTGTCGGCCGCAGCCCGTTCGGTCAGGACATCTTCGGTTTCTCCGCGAGCACCGAGATCGACCGCGAGGAGTTCGGCCTGACCTGGAACGTCGCCCTGGAGACCGGCGGCGTGCTGGTCAGCCGCAAGATCAAGATCGAGATCGAGGGCGAGGCCGTCCGCCAGGCCTGA
- a CDS encoding ATP-binding protein, which produces MTPDHDRSRSPAGRTALPELLRGHRRAAGLTQAELASRAGVGVRTVRDLERGRSVRPQRTTVELLAAALALTGTKRAVFLAAARGSAGADSSWPDATSTTALPVSGATASESAPADPPVVLPPPVTLVGRDRDLAELAGMLTAERGPRLVSLVGLAGVGKTALAHAVAHTVAFAHPAGVAGVLVGEGSDGPDVLAASMSVLGAARLPDLAARLAGRPALLVIDAVDRAPVPAAAALHRLTGALPSLRVLVTGRHPVGITGERVWPVAPLDVPPPGAEGSGAATLESWPAVALFTSRLAQIRREPPTPEELPALAALVRRLGGLPLAIELMAARGRLLDLTQLLDRYGDRVLDLATTADPAVRLGWEAPDALTRRASGPDTTPAPAAVTITLREAVATSYRLLAPEERAALRRLAVFGNRWSVELAEEMLADEADRDGTVVIDPVPLLDRFVELGLLSVRGAGSFRFRLLDAVRDYAVEQAAGGGESTRIRRRHAEVIARLAARTATELVGPRSSEAVQRLDEMSSDISSSLVHAATDDPLIALRLAACLTRWWRFRGRDVAGRQWLRRLLADPRTADADPVLRGWAALGIARLAVEHGAGAEELPAARTALDIFRQAGDVTGELEARDVLGTLLLSVGQQDEAREQAETVLRMAARNGRTRDLAVAQNSLAWHEIRVGDLAAARRRLAAADRLAAESGEQRLRVLAWANRAEVARLEGWYADAVDHGRRVVAALSELGDPGLRRRVLGKLGLALAQDGRGAEAAEVLTELRAGAAEAVSVRAPARPAVAPRPRSEDVALSSGGAEAGLCALIEGNLALHQGDRELAAEWFAAAADDAGQDRRDVVEALVGLAASTANPAVLDRLERVCQENDIRLLPQESGLLYALTAARGGPEGRQPRQAGVS; this is translated from the coding sequence ATGACTCCGGATCATGATCGGTCGCGGAGCCCGGCTGGTCGTACCGCCCTGCCGGAGCTGCTCCGCGGGCATCGACGCGCCGCGGGCCTGACCCAGGCCGAGCTGGCGTCGCGGGCCGGGGTGGGTGTGCGAACGGTGCGTGACCTGGAGCGTGGTCGGTCGGTCCGGCCGCAACGCACCACTGTCGAGTTGCTGGCCGCGGCGTTGGCGTTGACCGGCACCAAACGGGCGGTATTCCTGGCTGCAGCCCGCGGCTCGGCCGGTGCCGATTCATCCTGGCCGGACGCCACCTCGACGACGGCGCTCCCGGTCAGCGGCGCAACCGCGTCGGAATCCGCACCCGCCGATCCGCCGGTCGTCCTTCCGCCGCCGGTCACGCTGGTCGGCCGAGATCGCGACCTCGCCGAGTTGGCCGGAATGCTGACCGCGGAGCGCGGGCCTCGTCTGGTGAGCCTGGTCGGCTTGGCCGGGGTCGGCAAGACCGCGCTGGCGCACGCGGTGGCGCACACGGTGGCCTTCGCCCATCCGGCCGGCGTCGCGGGGGTGCTGGTCGGCGAGGGCTCGGACGGTCCGGACGTGCTCGCTGCCTCGATGTCCGTACTCGGCGCGGCGCGGCTGCCGGACCTGGCGGCTCGGCTCGCCGGGCGGCCGGCGCTGCTGGTGATCGACGCCGTGGACCGCGCCCCCGTCCCGGCGGCCGCGGCGCTGCACCGCCTGACCGGTGCGCTGCCCTCGCTGCGGGTGTTGGTCACCGGGCGGCATCCGGTCGGGATAACCGGTGAGAGGGTCTGGCCGGTCGCGCCACTCGACGTGCCCCCGCCGGGCGCCGAAGGCTCCGGGGCGGCCACGCTCGAATCGTGGCCGGCGGTCGCGTTGTTCACCTCCCGGCTCGCCCAGATCCGCCGCGAGCCGCCCACCCCCGAGGAGCTGCCAGCGCTCGCCGCGCTGGTTCGCCGGCTGGGAGGGTTGCCGCTGGCCATCGAGCTGATGGCCGCCCGGGGCCGACTCCTCGACCTCACCCAACTGCTCGACCGGTACGGCGACCGGGTGCTCGACCTCGCCACTACCGCCGATCCAGCGGTCCGCCTCGGTTGGGAAGCACCGGACGCGCTCACCCGTCGGGCGAGCGGCCCCGACACCACACCTGCGCCGGCGGCGGTCACGATCACCCTGCGTGAAGCGGTGGCGACCAGCTACCGATTGCTGGCACCGGAAGAGCGGGCCGCGCTGCGCCGGCTCGCCGTGTTCGGCAATCGCTGGTCGGTGGAGTTGGCCGAGGAGATGCTCGCCGACGAGGCGGACCGGGACGGCACGGTGGTGATCGACCCTGTTCCGCTGTTGGACCGGTTCGTCGAGCTCGGGCTGCTGAGCGTACGTGGCGCCGGCTCGTTCCGATTCCGGCTGCTCGACGCGGTCCGTGACTATGCCGTCGAGCAGGCGGCCGGCGGGGGCGAGTCGACCCGCATCCGACGTCGGCACGCGGAGGTGATCGCGCGCCTGGCGGCGCGGACCGCGACCGAACTGGTCGGCCCCCGGTCGTCTGAGGCGGTGCAACGGCTGGACGAGATGAGCAGTGACATCAGCTCGTCGCTGGTGCACGCGGCCACGGACGACCCGCTGATCGCGCTGCGGCTGGCAGCCTGCCTGACCCGCTGGTGGCGGTTCCGTGGGCGCGACGTCGCCGGGCGGCAGTGGCTGCGGCGGCTGTTGGCGGACCCGCGGACCGCCGACGCCGATCCGGTCCTGCGTGGCTGGGCCGCTCTCGGGATTGCCCGGCTCGCGGTCGAGCACGGTGCGGGCGCCGAGGAACTGCCGGCGGCGCGTACGGCGTTGGATATTTTCCGGCAGGCCGGCGATGTCACCGGGGAGCTGGAGGCACGAGACGTACTCGGCACCCTGCTGCTCTCCGTCGGCCAGCAGGACGAGGCTCGCGAGCAGGCCGAGACGGTGCTGCGGATGGCCGCCCGCAATGGTCGAACCAGGGACCTGGCGGTGGCCCAGAACAGTCTCGCCTGGCATGAGATCCGGGTTGGCGACCTGGCGGCAGCCCGCCGCCGGCTCGCTGCGGCGGACCGGCTCGCTGCCGAGAGTGGGGAGCAGCGGCTCCGAGTGCTGGCCTGGGCCAATCGGGCCGAGGTCGCCCGCCTGGAGGGCTGGTACGCGGACGCCGTGGACCACGGCCGACGGGTCGTTGCGGCGTTGTCCGAGCTGGGTGATCCGGGGCTCCGCCGGCGGGTGCTCGGCAAACTCGGGTTGGCGCTCGCTCAGGACGGGCGTGGTGCCGAGGCCGCCGAGGTGCTCACCGAGCTGCGCGCGGGGGCCGCCGAGGCCGTATCGGTGCGAGCGCCGGCTCGGCCGGCCGTCGCACCGCGACCGCGCTCGGAGGACGTCGCGCTGTCCTCGGGTGGGGCGGAGGCAGGGCTCTGTGCGTTGATTGAGGGGAATCTGGCGCTGCACCAGGGTGACCGGGAGTTGGCCGCCGAGTGGTTCGCCGCCGCCGCCGACGACGCGGGTCAGGATCGCAGAGACGTGGTGGAGGCCCTGGTGGGACTGGCCGCGAGCACCGCGAACCCGGCCGTCCTCGACCGGCTGGAGCGGGTCTGTCAGGAGAACGACATTCGGCTGCTGCCGCAGGAGTCGGGGCTGCTCTACGCGTTGACCGCCGCTCGGGGTGGGCCGGAAGGACGGCAGCCGCGACAGGCTGGGGTGTCGTGA
- a CDS encoding acyl-CoA carboxylase subunit beta: protein MTLDSEALEQLRKRARSGGADKYHAANAAKGKLFARERVALLVDEGSFVEDGLYANALAEGLPADGVVTGTATIDGRQVCLMANDSTVKAGSWGARTVEKIIRIIERAYGAGVPMVYLVDSAGARITDQVDLFPGRRGAGKIFWNQVRASGSIPQVCALFGPSAAGGAYIPAFCDVVALVDGNASMYLGSDRMVEMVTGEKTTLEAMGGAKVHTAESGVGHFLCKTEADALDVVKTYLSYLPANWTQAPPTAPAVAAPAKADLAALVPASERQAFDMRRYVKGLLDEGSFFEIQALWAKELTIGFGRLDGQVVGVIGNNSMFKGGVLFVDSADKATRFVQLCDAFNVPLLFLSDVPGFMVGSAVEKQGIIRHGAKMITAISEATVPKICVVVRKAYGAGLYAMAGPGFEPDATIALPTAKIAVMGAEAAVNAVYANKIAAIPDEAERAAFVAAKRAEYEQDIDVVRLASELVVDAIVEPHDLRTELVRRFAAARTKDRHFSRRRHGVTPV, encoded by the coding sequence GTGACGCTCGACAGTGAGGCGCTGGAGCAGCTGCGCAAGCGGGCCCGGTCCGGCGGCGCGGACAAGTACCACGCGGCCAACGCGGCCAAGGGCAAGCTCTTCGCCCGTGAGCGGGTCGCGCTCCTGGTCGACGAGGGCTCGTTCGTCGAGGACGGCCTCTACGCGAACGCGCTGGCCGAAGGGCTGCCCGCCGACGGGGTCGTCACCGGCACCGCCACGATCGACGGCCGCCAGGTCTGCCTGATGGCCAACGACTCCACCGTCAAGGCCGGCAGCTGGGGCGCTCGCACCGTCGAGAAGATCATCCGCATCATCGAGCGCGCGTACGGCGCCGGTGTGCCCATGGTCTACCTGGTCGACTCGGCCGGCGCCCGGATCACCGACCAGGTCGACCTCTTCCCCGGCCGGCGTGGCGCCGGAAAGATCTTCTGGAACCAGGTGCGCGCCTCGGGTTCCATTCCGCAGGTCTGCGCGTTGTTCGGTCCGAGCGCCGCCGGTGGGGCGTACATTCCGGCGTTCTGCGACGTGGTGGCCCTGGTCGACGGCAACGCCAGCATGTACCTCGGGTCCGACCGGATGGTCGAGATGGTCACCGGCGAGAAGACCACCCTGGAGGCGATGGGCGGGGCCAAGGTGCACACCGCCGAATCGGGCGTCGGGCACTTCCTCTGCAAGACCGAGGCCGACGCGCTCGACGTGGTGAAGACCTACCTGTCGTACCTGCCGGCGAACTGGACGCAAGCGCCGCCGACCGCGCCGGCGGTCGCCGCGCCCGCGAAGGCCGACCTGGCCGCGCTGGTGCCGGCCAGCGAGCGGCAGGCGTTCGACATGCGACGGTACGTCAAGGGCCTGCTCGACGAGGGTTCGTTCTTCGAGATCCAGGCGCTCTGGGCCAAGGAGTTGACCATCGGCTTCGGCCGACTCGACGGCCAGGTCGTCGGTGTCATCGGCAACAACTCGATGTTCAAGGGTGGCGTGCTCTTCGTCGACTCGGCCGACAAGGCGACCCGGTTCGTGCAGCTGTGCGACGCGTTCAACGTGCCGCTGCTGTTCCTCAGCGACGTACCCGGCTTCATGGTCGGCAGCGCCGTGGAGAAGCAGGGCATCATCCGGCACGGCGCCAAGATGATCACCGCGATCTCCGAGGCGACGGTGCCGAAGATCTGCGTTGTGGTGCGCAAGGCGTACGGCGCCGGCCTCTACGCGATGGCCGGCCCGGGCTTCGAGCCGGACGCCACCATCGCGCTGCCCACCGCGAAGATCGCGGTGATGGGGGCCGAGGCTGCCGTGAACGCGGTCTACGCCAACAAGATCGCCGCCATTCCGGACGAAGCCGAGCGGGCCGCCTTCGTCGCCGCCAAGCGGGCCGAGTACGAGCAGGACATCGACGTGGTCCGGCTCGCCAGCGAGCTGGTGGTGGACGCCATCGTCGAGCCGCACGACCTGCGCACCGAGTTGGTCCGTCGCTTCGCGGCCGCGCGTACGAAGGATCGGCACTTCTCCCGCCGTCGGCACGGCGTCACCCCGGTCTGA
- a CDS encoding MarR family winged helix-turn-helix transcriptional regulator has product MTNVFDDPRITAVGLLFEAHAGLSARFNAQFEEHGLSAVEFEVITRLARSPGNQLRMTDLAAQTSLSTSGVTRVVDRMERDGLLTRRACPSDRRSSYAVVTAAGMSRLNETLPGHLQMIEQWFTGQLDPEALAALLDGLRRVRDAAHPCATAGSDDVGPEQQTAATGSGRQR; this is encoded by the coding sequence GTGACCAACGTGTTCGACGATCCTCGGATCACCGCCGTCGGCCTGCTCTTCGAGGCACACGCCGGGCTGTCAGCCCGGTTCAACGCCCAATTCGAGGAGCACGGCCTCTCCGCGGTCGAGTTCGAGGTCATCACCCGACTCGCCCGCTCGCCGGGCAACCAACTGCGCATGACCGACCTCGCGGCGCAAACCTCGCTGTCGACCAGCGGCGTGACGCGCGTCGTGGACCGGATGGAACGGGACGGTCTACTCACCCGCCGAGCCTGTCCGAGTGACCGACGCAGCTCGTACGCGGTGGTCACCGCCGCCGGGATGTCCCGACTGAACGAGACGCTACCCGGGCATCTGCAGATGATCGAGCAGTGGTTCACCGGCCAACTCGACCCGGAGGCGCTGGCGGCTCTTCTGGACGGGCTGCGTCGAGTCCGTGACGCCGCGCATCCATGCGCCACCGCTGGCAGCGACGACGTCGGCCCTGAGCAGCAAACCGCCGCCACCGGCAGCGGCAGACAACGCTGA
- a CDS encoding acetyl-CoA carboxylase biotin carboxylase subunit gives MIESLLVANRGEIARRIIRTAKRLGIRAIAVYSEADADLPFVAEADEAVLIGPPNPAQSYRNTEAIIAAAKSTGAQAIHPGYGFLSENAEFARTVESSGLIWVGPGADAISAMGDKINARNLMAAAGVPVAAGTADPAADLSAAVTAAAEIGYPVMVKAAAGGGGMGMGVAVDEAALRTEYDKVRTFAERMFGDGSVLIERYFPRVRHVEVQILGLADGRVVALGERECSVQRRNQKLVEESPSPAVSPELRSRLLAAAVRAGEAVGYRNAGTVECLLDPASGEFFFLEMNTRLQVEHPVTEYVYGVDLVEEQLRVAAGLAPTFDPDALVARGHAIEMRINAEDPKRFFPGPGVIRTWVEPTGDGVRVDSGYTEGNTVTQFYDSLLAKLIISGATRDEVLERAKAAVAQFQIEGPKNNVPFFAELLDNAEFRSGTYDTGIVSRMR, from the coding sequence ATGATCGAGTCACTGCTGGTCGCCAATCGGGGTGAGATCGCCCGCCGGATCATCCGTACCGCCAAGCGGCTCGGCATCCGCGCGATCGCGGTGTACTCGGAGGCCGACGCCGACCTGCCGTTCGTCGCCGAGGCGGACGAGGCGGTCCTGATCGGCCCGCCGAACCCGGCGCAGAGCTACCGCAACACCGAGGCGATCATCGCCGCCGCGAAGTCGACAGGTGCGCAGGCCATCCACCCCGGGTACGGCTTCCTGTCGGAGAACGCCGAGTTCGCCCGTACCGTCGAATCGAGCGGCCTGATCTGGGTCGGGCCCGGCGCGGACGCGATCAGCGCGATGGGCGACAAGATCAATGCCCGGAACCTGATGGCCGCGGCCGGCGTTCCGGTCGCGGCCGGCACCGCCGACCCGGCCGCCGACCTGTCTGCGGCCGTGACGGCCGCTGCCGAGATCGGCTACCCGGTGATGGTCAAGGCCGCGGCCGGTGGCGGCGGCATGGGCATGGGCGTGGCCGTCGACGAGGCCGCACTGCGCACCGAGTACGACAAGGTGCGCACGTTCGCCGAGCGGATGTTCGGCGACGGCTCGGTGCTGATCGAGCGGTACTTCCCCCGGGTGCGCCACGTCGAGGTGCAGATCCTCGGCCTGGCCGACGGACGGGTGGTGGCGCTCGGCGAGCGGGAGTGCTCGGTGCAGCGGCGCAACCAGAAGTTGGTCGAGGAGTCCCCGTCGCCGGCGGTGTCGCCGGAGCTGCGGTCCCGCCTCCTCGCGGCGGCGGTGCGTGCTGGTGAGGCGGTCGGCTACCGCAACGCGGGCACCGTGGAGTGCCTGCTCGACCCAGCCTCCGGTGAGTTCTTCTTCCTGGAGATGAACACGCGACTGCAGGTGGAGCACCCGGTGACCGAGTACGTCTACGGCGTCGACCTGGTCGAGGAGCAGTTGCGGGTGGCGGCCGGGTTGGCCCCGACCTTCGACCCGGACGCGCTGGTTGCGCGTGGGCACGCGATCGAGATGCGGATCAACGCGGAGGACCCGAAGCGCTTCTTCCCCGGCCCCGGCGTGATCAGGACCTGGGTGGAACCGACGGGTGACGGTGTCCGGGTGGACTCCGGCTACACCGAGGGCAACACCGTCACCCAGTTCTACGACAGCCTGTTGGCCAAGCTGATCATCAGCGGCGCCACCCGGGACGAGGTGCTCGAGCGCGCGAAGGCAGCGGTCGCCCAGTTCCAGATCGAGGGCCCGAAGAACAACGTCCCCTTCTTCGCCGAGCTGCTGGACAACGCCGAGTTCCGCTCCGGCACCTACGACACAGGCATCGTCTCCCGAATGCGCTAA
- a CDS encoding acyl-CoA dehydrogenase family protein, translating into MDFRLTDEQAALRDSVRDFAREVVAPVIAEHYEQHTFPYEVIRQMGKMGLFGLPFGEEHGGMGGDYFALCLALEELARVDSSVAITLEAAVSLGAMPIYRFGTEEQKATWLPKLLSGEALAGFGLTEPGTGSDAAGTQTRAVLDGDEWVINGSKAFITNSGTDITAMVTVTAVTGTNPDGSKELSTIIVPTGTPGFTVAPGYSKVGWTASDTHELTFDDCRVPAANLLGERGRGFAQFLRILDEGRIAIAALAVGLAQGCVDESIKYAKERHAFGRPIGANQAIQFKIADMELKAHTARLAYYDAAARMLAGEPFKRQAAIAKLHASTIAVDNAREATQIHGGYGFMNEYPVARFWRDSKILEIGEGTSEVQRMIIARDLGL; encoded by the coding sequence ATGGACTTCCGGCTCACCGACGAACAAGCGGCGCTGCGGGACAGCGTGCGGGACTTCGCGCGCGAGGTGGTCGCCCCGGTCATCGCCGAGCACTACGAGCAGCACACGTTCCCGTACGAGGTGATCCGGCAGATGGGCAAGATGGGCCTGTTCGGCCTGCCCTTCGGCGAGGAGCACGGCGGCATGGGCGGTGACTACTTCGCGCTCTGCCTGGCCCTGGAGGAGTTGGCCCGGGTCGACTCCAGCGTGGCCATCACGCTCGAGGCGGCGGTCTCGCTGGGCGCGATGCCGATCTACCGCTTCGGCACCGAGGAGCAGAAGGCAACGTGGCTGCCCAAGCTGCTCAGCGGTGAGGCGCTGGCCGGGTTCGGTCTCACCGAGCCGGGCACCGGCTCGGACGCCGCCGGCACCCAGACGCGGGCGGTGCTCGACGGCGACGAGTGGGTGATCAACGGGTCGAAGGCGTTCATCACCAACTCGGGGACCGACATCACGGCCATGGTGACCGTCACCGCGGTGACCGGCACCAACCCGGACGGCTCCAAGGAGTTGTCGACCATCATCGTGCCGACCGGCACGCCCGGCTTCACCGTGGCGCCCGGCTACTCCAAGGTGGGGTGGACCGCTTCGGACACCCACGAGTTGACCTTCGACGACTGCCGGGTGCCGGCGGCCAACCTGCTCGGCGAGCGGGGCCGTGGCTTCGCCCAGTTCCTGCGGATCCTCGACGAGGGTCGGATCGCCATCGCCGCACTGGCCGTCGGCCTCGCCCAGGGCTGCGTCGACGAGTCGATCAAATACGCGAAGGAGCGGCACGCCTTCGGCCGGCCGATCGGTGCCAACCAGGCCATCCAGTTCAAGATCGCGGACATGGAGCTGAAGGCACACACCGCCCGGTTGGCCTACTACGACGCTGCCGCCCGGATGCTGGCCGGCGAGCCGTTCAAGCGGCAGGCCGCCATCGCCAAGCTGCACGCCAGCACGATCGCGGTGGACAACGCCCGGGAGGCCACCCAGATCCACGGTGGGTACGGCTTCATGAACGAGTACCCGGTGGCCCGGTTCTGGCGGGATTCCAAGATCCTGGAGATCGGCGAGGGCACCAGCGAAGTGCAGCGCATGATCATCGCTCGTGATCTGGGCCTCTGA
- a CDS encoding hydroxymethylglutaryl-CoA lyase: protein MADLPDFVSIREVGPRDGLQNEDPIPADAKVRLLDALSATGVRRIEAVSFVHPLAIPQMADADDVWQRAAKADGVRYSALVPNTRGAQRALAAGFTEIEVVVSASDTHNRRNVKRSTDESLDDIAELIDLLHGASARVEVIVATSFGCPYEGDIDPQRVAGIVDRVVRDGADRVAFGDTTGMGTPRRVRELLTAVRDRNAHVPVLLHFHNTRGTALANLLTALELGVTEFDASVGGLGGCPYAPGASGNLATEEAVHMLHDMGVDTGIDLAALIEVAELAEELLGKKLPSGVLRAGPRTRLTPMPS, encoded by the coding sequence ATGGCGGACCTGCCGGATTTCGTCTCCATTCGCGAGGTCGGGCCGCGCGACGGCTTGCAGAACGAGGACCCGATCCCGGCCGACGCCAAGGTGCGGCTGCTCGACGCGCTCTCCGCCACCGGCGTACGCCGGATCGAGGCGGTGTCGTTCGTGCATCCGCTGGCGATTCCGCAGATGGCCGACGCCGACGACGTGTGGCAGCGAGCGGCGAAGGCCGACGGCGTGCGTTATTCGGCACTGGTGCCGAACACCCGGGGTGCCCAGCGGGCTCTCGCCGCCGGGTTCACCGAGATCGAAGTGGTCGTCTCGGCCAGCGACACGCACAACCGGCGCAACGTCAAGCGGTCCACCGACGAGTCACTCGACGACATCGCGGAGCTGATCGACCTGTTGCACGGCGCTTCCGCGCGGGTCGAAGTGATCGTGGCGACCAGCTTCGGCTGCCCGTACGAGGGGGACATCGACCCACAGCGGGTGGCCGGGATCGTGGACCGGGTGGTCCGCGACGGCGCCGACCGGGTCGCGTTCGGCGACACCACCGGCATGGGCACGCCGCGCCGGGTCCGTGAGCTGCTGACCGCGGTCCGCGACCGCAACGCGCACGTCCCGGTCCTGCTGCACTTCCACAACACGCGGGGTACGGCGCTGGCCAACCTGTTGACCGCGCTGGAGTTGGGGGTGACCGAGTTCGACGCCAGCGTCGGTGGTCTGGGCGGCTGCCCGTACGCGCCGGGGGCGAGCGGCAACCTGGCCACCGAGGAGGCCGTGCACATGCTGCACGACATGGGCGTCGACACCGGCATCGACCTGGCGGCCCTCATCGAGGTGGCGGAGCTGGCCGAGGAGTTGCTCGGCAAGAAGCTCCCGTCCGGCGTGCTGCGCGCCGGCCCGCGGACCCGACTGACGCCGATGCCGAGCTGA